One genomic window of Salvelinus alpinus chromosome 9, SLU_Salpinus.1, whole genome shotgun sequence includes the following:
- the qrsl1 gene encoding glutamyl-tRNA(Gln) amidotransferase subunit A, mitochondrial yields MLSLSIREVSLALREGRISPTELCRKCLNRIKKTHYLNAYITVTEELALKQAQEAESRLLKGAPKGPLDGIPFAVKDNFCTENIKTTCASKMLKDYTPPYSATVVQKLLDQGAVLMGKTNLDEFAMGAGSTDSAFGPVRNPWSYAAPYREQTGTEMDSDWVITGGSSGGSAAAVASLTSFFSLGSDTGGSTRNPGALCGVVALKPTYGLVSRHGLIPLVNSMDVPGIITRSVHDAATVLDILQGHDVKDSTTITHNPSTLTHLFDDFDVRNICVGIPKEYHAPGLSQETLAQWSRVADMFERAGARVEQVSLPHTQHSIVCYHVLCHTEVASNMARFDGLEYGHRSGIDSSTEAMYSTTRHEGFNDVVRGRILSGNYFLLRQNYEHYFVKAQQVRRLIAEDFKRVFSSGVDVLLTPTTLSDAMRYTDFMQEDNRTRSAQEDIFTQPVNMAGLPAVSVPTALSNRGLPIGLQLIGPALQDRKLLTVAQWIEQKVGFPPIRYLGDAGEGEMGEEVHEREKTSVV; encoded by the exons ATGCTGAGCTTGTCTATAAGAGAG GTGTCCTTGGCTCTGCGGGAAGGTAGGATCTCCCCCACGGAACTGTGTCGAAAATGCCTGAACCGCATCAAGAAAACTCACTATCTCAATGCTTACATCACTGTGACAGAGGAGCTTGCATTGAAACAGGCACAGGAGGCTGAGAGTAGGCTCCTCAAAG GTGCACCTAAAGGTCCACTGGATGGGATCCCCTTTGCTGTGAAGGACAACTTCTGCACAGAGAACATCAAGACCACTTGTGCCTCCAAAATGCTGAAAG ACTACACTCCTCCATACAGTGCTACAGTGGTTCAGAAGCTCCTTGATCAGGGTGCTGTTCTCATGGGGAAAACTAACCTGGATGAGTTTGCAATGGG TGCAGGCAGTACTGACAGTGCTTTTGGACCTGTCCGGAACCCCTGGAGCTATGCCGCCCCTtacagagagcagactgggacTGAAATGGACTCTGACTGGGTCATCACTGGAGGCAGCTCTGGAGGAAGTGCTGCAGCCGTGGCCTCTCTCACCAGCTTCTT CTCTTTAGGGTCGGATACAGGTGGCTCCACCCGTAACCCAGGGGCATTGTGTGGTGTTGTGGCCCTGAAGCCCACCTACGGCCTAGTGTCCAGACATGGCCTCATCCCCCTGGTCAACTCCATGGACGTCCCAGGCATCATAACCAGAAGTGTCCATGACGCAGCTACAGTCCTGGATATTCTCCAAGGCCATGATGTCAAAGACTCTACTACCATAACCCATAACCCCTCCACACTGACACACCTATTTGATGACTTTGATGTCAGGAACATCTGTGTGGGCATTCCCAAG GAGTACCACGCCCCAGGTCTGTCCCAGGAAACCCTGGCCCAGTGGAGCCGTGTGGCGGACATGTTTGAGCGGGCGGGGGCACGGGTGGAGCAGGTGTCCCTTCCCCACACCCAGCACTCCATCGTCTGCTACCACGTCCTATGCCACACCGAGGTGGCATCCAACATGGCACGCTTTGACGGGCTGGAATATG GCCACCGTAGTGGGATCGACAGTTCAACAGAGGCCATGTACAGCACCACTCGCCACGAGGGATTCAATGATGTTGTACGAGGAAGAATCCTCTCCGGGAACTACTTCCTGCTCAGACA GAACTACGAGCACTACTTTGTGAAGGCCCAGCAGGTGCGGCGGCTAATAGCGGAGGACTTCAAGCGAGTGTTCAGCTCTGGTGTTGACGTGCTGCTCACGCCCACCACACTGAGTGACGCCATGCGCTACACGGATTTCATGCAGGAAGACAACCGCACACGCAGTGCCCAGGAGGACATTTTTACACAGCCTGTCAACATGGCAG GGCTCCCTGCTGTTTCCGTGCCAACAGCATTATCAAACAGAGGCCTTCCCATTGGCCTGCAGCTGATAGGCCCCGCCCTCCAGGACAGGAAGCTACTGACGGTAGCCCAGTGGATAGAGCAGAAGGTGGGCTTTCCCCCCATCCGTTACCTTGGAGATGCCGGAGAAGGGGAGATGGGTGAGGAGGTCCATGAGAGAGAGAAGACCTCCGTTGTATGA